From the Drechmeria coniospora strain ARSEF 6962 chromosome 02, whole genome shotgun sequence genome, the window GTTGATTGGAGGGGTGCGATGGAGGAGGGTAGGGGGGTTCATGCCGGCTCTGAGCACCAGACCTGCTCTCGTCGGTGCTTCCAACCGCCGCCTCTGGTGCCCTCAATGATGATGGCCGTcagggcgccgccgcgaaCGCACCCCGTGTCAAGGCCTACGGTATGAAGGTCCTCGAGGTAGCCACGCCTGGCATCGTGACCGTAGATGATGGTGCGGCGCTTGTCCTTGGGCAGCATTTTCTGCCAGCGATTCCAGGCGTCGGGCCAATGCTCGCCCGAGTGGTCCTCGATggggacggcgacgtcgcggTCGTGGTcaacgtcgacctcggcggcgcgttTGCTCTTCGACGGTGATGGCTGCACTTCCGACAATCCCTGCTGAAGcctcgcctgctcctccCGGCGGATGTCCTCGCGCGGGTAGCCCAGGGTACGCATGTTCATGACGGCCCAAGGATTCTGCCGATCGACGTCGACACCGGGGACGAGCCCTGCGTGGACGACGTACATGGAGAGGGGTTTGATGGTGAGGATGACGGGCAGGTCCGAGAGCCAGCCGATGTGTCGGGGCGTCAGGTTGTTGGCAATGTCCACGTGGTGCTTTTCCCCGCGGTCAAAGTCAGTGATGTCGCCGGCGAGTGCTTCGCTGACGCCCTTgcgctcctcgagctcggcacGTACGAGAAGGACCTTGTCCTCGTGGTTGCCGCGGACGGCACTGGCGTTGAGGGCCATGAggcggtcgacgacggcggcagagCTGGGGCCTTTGGTGACCATGTCCCctacggcgacgaggtgatcggccgcctcgtcgaagcGGACACGATCGAGGAGCTGGGCCAGCTCCTTGTCCATGCCGTGGATGTCGCCAATCATGATGAGCCTGCGTTTATTCTTCACCGTCGGCACGAACTGACTGGGGAGATCGCTGATTGGTTTCAGGTTCTCAAAGTGTGGACGTCCGTGGCCGCCGTAGGACATGGGCATGTCGGCAAAGGTAGGGGCGAGGAGAGGGTCGaagtcgaggtcggcggcggcggcggcggcgtcgtcgggagcatcgacggtggcgacggggGCTGGGTCATCGGTCGGCTGGTTGAGAAGGATCATGGTTCCGAAGCAGACGCTGGTGATGAAAAAAAGCGCTCCGGAGCAGACCATGGCCCGATGGAGAGCGAGGTGAGGGACCGACATGGTgatcatggcggcgacggaagGGAAAAAGTGGCCGACGCGCTTGGCCTTGGGGTGCAGCTAGGCTATCGGTACGACAGGTTGTGAGGGTGCATTTGATACGAGGGAGGCACGGGTTGCACAAGCTGCGGCGGGGAGTCGTGCGAggtgaggcgaggcgaggtgAAGGATAGAGTCGATCGGTGGCGAGTCGTGCCAGCACGAAGCAGGAAAAGTATTCTCGCCAAAGTATAGGGGTGCCGGCGTATAGAAGTATCCTCGCAGCGGCCACGGATGGAATGAACGAAACAGACGGGACCGATAGGTAGCTGATggtggatgaatggatgAGCAGATGAAGCGATACAAAGTCGGAGGAAGCAAGCACACATGGGCGTCAAAAGCGAAGTAGGAGAATGGGGTGCCGAGGCGTCTTGGCGGTGATGAAGTCGTGCGTCACCCTGTTTCGGGCCTCACGTAGCACTACCGGCCTTAGCATGGGGACGAGTCTTGCACAGATGGCACATGTGCGGCAAGGGCAGAGAGATTTCGCGGACACCTGATACGGGATCGAAAGGGGACAGATGGTAGGGAGATGGATcggggacgatgacgatgacgacgagtgctacaaggacgaggacggggaggCAAGCGCCTCTCCCCGtgccctcccccctccctcccccccctgaGTCCTTGTCGAATCTTGAACCTGCACGTCTTGGTTAGCAGGGTTGTTTGCCGATTGGTtccgccatggcggcgagctcaGAGCGCAATGCCGTTCGAGTCTTGACTCGGAACTGCGGCGGAGTGAAGCGTGGGATGGTCCATAAAAGCATTACGTATCGGCTGACGACGTGGTGATGGATGGCGGCAAGCCACAATTGATCGGATATGACGGCAAACCGGCTCGCCAAATTAGCAGTCACAACATGGACCAACCTTGCCGATGGGAGTTACTCTAGTTGGTACCGACATATGCGTACTCTTTACTTTTATTATTTCTTGGTTCATAACTCCCTTTATGGGGTTGTTGGCCATTAACTCTCGGTCGTCGCCAAACGTAAAGGCAGTGCTGGACAGTGTTGCCACGTCGACGCAATCATTGGCTGGGACGTTGGCTGTCTGCATGTGCAATATGTCTGCATGTCTACGCCTGTCTGATGTGTGCATCTGCATTTCCAAATCTGTTCGCAGTGTCCGAGCGGTTCAATAGAGGTGGCCTAACACGTGTTCGTACTCGTAATGAACGCCGAGGGACGATGGTGGAAAGCACTGGGAGAATGGAGAGCGACAAGACGACAAGGCAGATGTCGCCGGCTGCACGTCTGTTGCCTGGATGTGACTGGTGCGCGTGGTACGAGGCAGCGTTGCTAACTGTACGAGTCCTCGGCGATGAAAATCGTGGTGCGATGCAGCTTCGCCAACTCTGTTCGAGTCGTCGTGATGAAAAGCATGCTGCGACATGACACGAGGCCACGGGTGCCCTGGATCGCACCCCATGGCCTCCGCCTTCATGATGCCTCAAAACATGCCGGCCGGCGGATTTCGGACGGGTACAGGGGCACGCTGACGTTGAAAATTTGATTGATTTCGGCCACCTTTATCCCAACGCCAAACGCCGTCCGAATGCCTCGTCTCCACGGAGATGGTATGATGTATGAATGGATCCTTTTACCTCAGCGCTCACTTGGTCGTTCACTTGGCCGTTCACTTGGTCGCTCACTTGGccggttgctgctgctgctgctgctgctcgagccGATACTTTTCGTTCTCCACGTCCCGCCAGTCCGGCGGAATCGGTTCGTTTCCACTCGTCTCCTTGACGCCGCCCGCAAAGGCTGGCTTGCCCGCGTACATCTGGTAGcccttgccgccctcggATGCGCCCTCGAGCGTCTTGTAGGTGACGGGCATGTTGCCGCGGAAGCGCTTGCGCATGTCGACCATGCCACGCTTGCAGTCGCCGTAGCCCTTCTTCAGCTGCTGGCACTTGGTCGGCAACGTGCCGGCGAGCGGTTCGCGGAGGCAGTCGGCCGCCTTGTTGCGATGCTTCATGACGCAGTCGGATTCCTGAAGGCACTGCGCGAGTGCGTCGCCTGCATCACGTCAGCGACCAGCattctctcctctcctccttcccTCCATCTCCGTCTTCATGTACGGCGCGGGCGGGGGCCGCGAGGATGGGCATCGTGGGCATCAAGGTAGCGGGGATGGAACCATACGCAGCTCTTGGCAGGAACTCGGCATCCTGGGCGTGGCGGAGTGTCCAACGTGTTCGTGTTGATCATGACGAGCCCTGCTCCGAGCGGGAGCTCAAATCTAGAGGTGAGCAGACAGATGGTAGGGGCCGTATCTGATTGGCCGGATACCTCTCCTTGGTGACAAAATAGCACCAGCAGCGGCTCATCCGCCGACTGGTTGGCACCTCTGCGTGTGCAAGGTGTGCGTGCTAGTAAGTAATCAGTCATCACAAGAGGAGTGTTGCAACGACCAACAATTGAATAGTAAATGTCAAGGTACGAATTTTTACGCGACAAACAACATCATGACTACTTCCCTCTGCTGCAAGCACTCTACAGATTGGCTGTGAGTCGAGGTTCCAGCGAAATGCCGTTTGTTCATTCCATTCCCCGCCATCCTCCTCAAAAACAGCACCCCAGGTGTGCTTATCATATCCGAGCGTACTGTAATAACACTTCGTACACCCACAGGTGACGGCAGCAATTTTGGCACCCATCGACCTGGCCAGCCAGTGACATCACTCGCTGCAACAGGACAGCCAGCCGTCTCCCACCAAGCCCGACGAGGCCTGAACCTACGCCAAACGCgcaacgacgatggcgttTTCCTGAACCTCCCACCCAACATAATTTTACCCTCGTTCGATTTCCTGCTCGGAATGGCATCGAAATCGCCCCTTGACTTGGTTTCCTTTTAATCGTATAATACTCCTTACTTGCCTTGCATCCCATCGCAAATATGGGTGTGCCgttcctcggccgactcCATCCGCATGTTCTGCCGACCCTCGCTGCCCGAACGTCGCTAATGGCAACGACGCCGCAGTGTCGAGTACATAGCTCTCGTCGGGtccttcatcctcgtcgggctcgaAGCCATCATCCGAGTCTTGACGCTCGCTCTCCGTGAGCGagcccctcgccgccgatcgTCGTCTGCTGACCCCGCCCAGCCCCTTTCCTGGTCGATCTATTTTACCGAGCCTCTCGCCGCATCTTCAACAAGTACACCTCGCCCGAGCAGAAACGAGCCGAACGGAAGAAGAAGTGTACGTATCCTCCGCAACCTCTTGGCCCCGTTTGGTCGTCCGGCAAACTCTCCTCGAATCCCCCATCGGCCGCCTGATGGCTGACGCCTGATGGCTAACGCGAGTCCGGCAGCGATTTCGACCTCGGTCCGCGATGCGTCCGACTTTGTCGAGCTCTGCCGACTCTGGGGATACGAAGCGGAAGAGCATATCGTGCAGACCAAGGACGGCTTCCTTCTCGGCATCCACCGCCTGCAGTGGAGaaagggcgaggagggccaAAACGTCAACTTTGGGCCCAAAAGCCTCCAGAAGCGGGTCGCCTATCTGCACCATGGCCTCCTCATGAACTCCGAGGTCTGGGTCTGCCTGACGGACGAGCAGAGATGCTTGCCGTTTGAGATGGTCGATCGAGGCTACGACGTATGGGTAGGTTCGGGAGATTGCcgctgcctcgtcggcgcgcgCGCGGCTGACGAGCGCCACAGTTTGGCAACAACCGCGGCAACAAGTACTCCAAGAAGTCGATCCACTGCGGCCCGGCCTCGGTGCGCTTCTGGGACTTTTCCATGGACGAGTTCGCCTTCTACGACATCCCCGACAGCATTGCCTACATCCTTGACACGACGGGCCAGGAGAGCCTGTCCTACATCGGCTTCTCCCAAGGCACCGCCCAGGCCTTCGCCACGCTCGCCATCCACCCGAGGCTCAACAACCAGGTAAATGTCTtcatcggcctcgcgccCGCCATGGCGCCCGCCGGCCTCtccaacggcgtcgtcgattccctcgtcaaggcctcgccctcggtccTCTACCTCATGTTCGGCCGGCGCTCGATCCTGAGCTCGGCGACCATGTGGGAGACGCTGCTGTACCCGCCTCTCTTCAGCCGCGTCATCGACATGGCCCTGTCGTTCCTGTTCCGGTGGCGGACGAGAAACATCTCGGCGAGCCAGAAGCTGGCGGCCTACCCGCACCTGTACTCCTTCACGAGCACGAAGAGCGTCGTCCACTGGTTCCAGGTGATCCGCAACAAGTGCTTCCAGATgtacgacgacgatgtcCAGCAGCCGCTGATGGTGAGCACgtcgagcaagtactccaaGGTGGCCAAGTACCCGACGCGCAACATCCGAACccccatcgtcctcgtctacggcggcagcgactcGCTCGTGGACATCGAGTCGATGCTCAAGGAGCTGCCGCCCCAGACGGTGTCGACCGAGATCCCCCACTACGAGCACCTCGACTTTCTCTGGGCCCGCGACGTGGACGCCCAGGTCTTCCAGCACGTcttcgacgccctcgacagCTTCTGCGATGCCGAGCACAGCGCCGAGGAGTACAGCCGGTACTACACGGTGCGGAACGAGAGCCTCATCGGCTCAGGCTACTCCATTGCCCAGTCGCGCGGaagcgagagcgaggcctCGGCGGGCACGGGTGACggcccggcgccgtcgtcgcagaAGCACCGGCATCtggcgacggagaagcgCGACGGCTCCGCAGCTttcggtgccggccgtccATCGTGGTTcctgccaccgccgccacccaAAGCGACCGAatcggctgccgtcgagggctCGTACACGCCGCCGCAGGAGAAGCTcaagggcgtcggcgtccggCGCGGCAGCCTTTCTCGCAACATTGTACTCGACAGCATCAGCGAGGTGAAGAGGGCGACCCCGGTGAGCACGTCGGTGGAGATtctcggtgccgacgcccAAAGCACCGAGGCATTACCATcggagaggagaggaagacggGATCCTTCGCGGGAGACGCCGTGAAGAGCGGCGAAGGAGGTCCCGCGTGTTCATCGCCACCGAAACTTCTTCCACACCCCTTGGCTTTGGCTGAGCGGACGAGCTAGATGGAAATGTCACGAGAGCCTGGACGCGCaatcgctcgccgccgccggaccgGACCAGCCGAGTCGCGCGATGCCCGAGGCCTAGGGCAGGAGGACAAGAGAAGGCGAACCTGAGCTCATACCTGGCGCGTGATTTCCACTTTGTCATGGATGCGAGTGCTGCGGACAAGTCGGCATGAAGTTGTGAATCGAATCGGATGAAGCGACGGAAGCAGGCCAAGGTGCAAACCAAGGTGCGAGTCTAGGCGCAACCCAACAACGATGGATGGTTTTTCGAACACCGATACCAAGACACGATCGACATGTTCATATTCCCCCCCACAACCTCAAGTCGCGGCCTGGGCAGAAGCGGAAAGATAGAACGAGTAGCAGAAATCGGGGCAATATCCGCCCGACCATCAGCCCATCGCGTTCCGGAATCCTTGCTGCCTACGCAATTGTGGCTTGACCTGGCTCGTCTCTTGTCTTGGCTAAGTGAGTTTCGCGGGCGTGTCTCGCTGAGCCGGGATCTGAATCGCACCAACTCCGGAGGCCCCACCCAAAATAAACGTGGCCGCCGGGGCGCGATAACGTCCGCCGTGAACGCCGTCCCCGCCAGAATCTCATCTCCCATCGACGTGCCGCTGGCATGCAGATGGGTGCGCTTACTTGTCCATCCATTTCATGGCCTCGCAACACTTCGCGTCAAGTGCGGGGAGCATGGTTGGATCGTGGTATGAGCTGGAACGGCTTTGGGTGCATTGCGCCTAATTCCTTCTCGAGGCCCTTGTTGCGCCGCGGATTGCGGTGCATCATGCCCGGCCCGGCCGTGCGGTCCGCGGCCAGCCCGGACCTGCACCACATGTCACATTCTGGAAAACGATGTGGCGCCCGGGGGCGGACAGATTGATGGCCTCAATCCCGATTCTTCTCTCCATCCGCCTGGACAAATCCCGTTCGGAATCTGGCCCCTGAACCCTCCGCTCTCCCTGTGTTTACGGCTGGTTAGGCTTCCGGGCTTCTCTGCAACGTACAAGTAGCCGAGAGGGCTGCACCACGAAAGGTagctcctcgccgtgccTCCTCGATCATCTCCAGAGCCTCGTCACGATGACTAGCCTCCTCAATGACACCACGGCCAGCTTCCCGCCCGACGTTCTCGACGGAACGACAACGCCACGGAGCTACTGCTTTCACAACCCGGACGCAGCGGCGTGCGAGAACGTCGGCAGCTTCTACGAATATCACATCGACCTGGCCGCCAACATagccttcctcgccctcttcaCCGCCTCGCTGCTCGGATACGTCTTGACCCTCGCTCTGACGCGCCGTGGACTCGCCTTTGGCCTCGCCTTCATCCTCGGTCTCGTTCTTGAGGTCCTTGGCTATGCCGGTCGCGTCATCGGCTCCCAGAATCCCTGGGATGAGAATGGCTTCCTTATGCAGATATGCTGCCTCACCATAGGGCCCGCTTTCATGGCTGCCGCCGTGTATCTTTGTCTCCGTCGCATCGTCATCGCATTTGGGCCTGAGAACTCGCGTATCCCGCCCGAGTACTATACTCGGATTGTACGTCGTCTCTCCCTTCCTCTCCCCCTTCTCATTATTTACATATATGCACCGTACGGGATGTCGAGGACGCACGCGTGGATGGAATGCTGACACTGATGTCCCTTCCGCCTCAGTTCATCCCCTGCGACGTCATCTCCCTCATCCTCCAAGCAGCTGGCGGCGCCATCGCTTCCATTGCCTTCCACGGCAGCCGCTCAGCCGCCACAGGCACAAACATCATGATCGCCGGCCTGGCCTTCCAAGTCTTCACCCTCCTATGCTTCATTCTCGTCTCCCTCGACTTTGCCTTCCGCGCCTACCGTCGTAGCCGAACGCACCCCCTACCGCAGGACCCCGCCCTTGTTCGCATGCGTGCCGCCTTGCCCTtccgcctcttcctcgtcgccctcgccctcgccacctTCTGCATCCTTTGGCGGAGCGCCTtccgcgtcgccgagctcaGCCAAGGCTGGTCCGGCCCCGTCATGGCCAAGCAGAATCTCTTCATCGCTTTCGAGggcgtcctcatcctcgttgCGGCCGTCTCCCTCAACGTTTTCCATCCAGCCTTCTGTGCGAGGGAGCTGTTCGACGTTGGCGGTGGGCTCACGGGTCTGTGGTGCTTGCGCAGGAGGAAAGATGAGTGTGGCGAAAAGCCAAACAAAGCCTTCGACTCGGCGGATTCAACCTAGTCGTGTGACATACTCTTGAGTCAGAGCAATCAGTGTAGTTGTAACTTGATTTGTATTCTATAGCGGCGGAGCTTGCGTACATGATGCACTCAGCACACTCTTCACCACGTCTATCGCAGCGTACAAGAGAGCTGCACCGATTTTTTTCGTGCTCAAGGGAATCATTGTAAATTCGAACTGAAGTTCCGCTCGCTATGACAATGCCTTGCAATCATTACAACTTCAACGGCTACGGCTGGAAGAACCTGTGAGCGGTGCTGGCCGACTAATTGTCAAAACGCCAACACAGCCATCTTGGCTCTCTACCCTCGAACTCTCCGCCAAGCCAAGTCCCCTTCCAGGTGCGCATGATTACGCAAGGGGTGTGCGTGCGCGGCACCGTAGAGTGACCATGCAACCTAAAGGGCATCGCGAATTCTTACGTATCGATATTGCCGGAAAATGAGGCTAAAATAACGTGGCAATGCGACATGGTGCGCCAAACGCCAAACAGATATATGCTGTTAGTGTACCAGGTATCATGATCAATCGGTGGAAAGGACGATCCGGCGCGTCTCGTCACGGGGGGGTCACGGCCAGGGTCAGTCTCAGATGGAGACGCTGCCGAGCGCCAGAATCTTGGTCTTGTCCTGGTGGAACCGGGCTCGGTACTCGATGATTCCCCGGCTGATGGCATCGAAATCTTTTACCTTGCGGTTGCGGAAGTCTGTGAGCAGCTCCCGAAGGCCAGCAATGTACGCTTGCTTCTGCTCATCGTCATAGCTACCCGTTGCGCCGAGCTGAAGTAGGATCTGATCGTCTGTGACCCAGAATCGTCAGAGTTGACCTCGTCGAGTTAGCACACGGCGATGCGACCGAGGGGCACTCACCCGGCGCCTTCATGCTCTCAAAATGCTGAAACTCGCATTGGCTGCCGCGGGGGCACTGCTGCCCTGCCAGCTCATCCGGGCATACCGGCTTGCACACGTCAATCCTGTTGCTGTATGTCAAGGATCGTAGTCCTCCCGCAACCGATTGTTGGAAGTCGGGATGGAACCGATACGCAAGAAAGTACTGCAGCGGCGTCTCGTACGGAGCGAAATGGTCTTGCGAGCCATCCGAAGTCGAGGGAGAGCGCCCAAGGACCTGGTTGGATGTTAGATGCCCCAAATCTTGCCTGGTTAGCGCTGCAGTCTCTACTACTCCGGCAGTCTCGGTCAACGGCTCTGTCTGATCCTTCGCCATCTCCGCGGCGCCGGAATTCTCAGCACTGCTCTTGTGCTGAGGAGATCCGCGTTCGGCCGCAGGGGAGGCAGGGGGCGAGGACGATTGGTTGAGCGTGGAGATGTGGGCTTCGGGAGGCTCGTAATCATCCGAGTCTGCGTCCAACGCCTCAACTTCGTTGTCGGTCACATCCGCCATGCCCACGTCTTGCTCCTGCTGCGAGGGGATGGTGCTTATTTCAGTCACGGCGCTGGCAGTGACCCGTTCAAgaccggcatcgtcgtcctgtTCAGCCGCCTTAGACGTTCGGGCACGGTCACTCATACTGTCATCCGTCACCGGGGTGCCGCTAGTGTCCATGGCATCCGACTCCAAAGCCGCGGAATCGTCCCCTTGCGCTACAGAAATGGTTAGACCCCTGCATCTGGCAGGACGACGAAACGAGCTGTTGTGTCTAGCAATTCATGGGAGAGATACGTACCGGCCGGCAGATCGATCATGCTGTGCGCTTGATCCGAGTCTGACGAAACAAGATCCTGCTTcagcttctcctcctcggccctaTTCTCTTCAAGTTCGCGCTCAATGCTAGACATTTCCATTTGCAACGTCTTCAACTTCAGAAGCTGCTCCCTCCGACGCGCTTCGATGAGTGGCAGGCGTTCGCTGGCCACTTGAGAACGACTTCGCCTCAATTCCCTCTTAGCAGCCGCGGCACCTTCAAGCCGGCCTGTTCGTTGCTGGGGCATAGATGACGGGGTAGCCTGAACGGCCATGTCGCCTGTTGGTGTTTGACTCCTTTTCTTCGGCGTGGGGATGGCTTCTCCGGGGACACCCGATTCCTCCCCATTGTTGGGGGAGCTAACCGGCGATGTTTGCCTAGAGCGCTTGGCCTTGCGAGCCTCTGCTTCCGCAATTTTTCGCTTCATCGCCTCAATCCTCCTGTTCACCATTGCCAAGTCTTCGCCTCCCCCGAGATGGGATGGCGTTCGGGCCGGACTTTGATTATGACGACTTGTGGTATTGTTTGAGGCAGCATAGTCATTTCCTTGAATTTCGTCCACACGACCTGGTGAGTCGATGTCCATCTcagtgtcgtcgtcgtcatcgtcgtcgtcgtcgtcgtcgtcgtcatcatcactAACGTGGATCAGAAACGGTCGCGACCCCCTTTTCTGGCCAAACGGGCGCCGGATCATGGTCTTCGACAACTCGCTGAAGTTTGCAGTCGAGCGGTCCTGCTGGCCGATGGGTTCTGGCGAATGCAGGGTTCGAGTTCCTGATATGGACAGCCCCGGTATCGAAGACGGCGAAGGGTTGCCTATCTGCTCGACTTTATCGGGGATATAAAGGATGGAAGCCTCTTCGGTTCTGGTTAACCCAACGGTTGCGCTACCACTAACTCCGTCGGTCGACTTGGCTTCTGGCGTTTGTTGAGCACGTGTCTGCGCAAGAGCTGCCCGCGACTTTTTAAGTGCCTCCATTTTTTGTTGCAGCAGTATTGATTTCTCCGACAGCTTTTTTACTGTTGCCGACTGATCAGTGCCTGTATGAGTAGCGGGAGAAGCGGGCGAAGCGAGAGCAGCTGGAGTAACTGGAGCAACAGACGGGGCAGCAGGAACAGATGGAGCGATGGGAGGAGCGGGAGCAgctggaggagcaggagctgcGGCTTGGAGGGGCATTGATTTCCCTTTCGCAGCAAGCAAACGGGCAATTCTGTCCTTGCGCTCCTCTGATTTGTCCACAGTCGTTGAAATTTGTGGTTTTGCTGGCTCAGACGGCGGGGTTGGATCTTCCCTTTCGCTTGCAGCACCGGTCTTGCCAGCTTTTGGCTTGGCCATGGATTCTCCACCTTGTACTGGAACATCCGGAGCCCCGATGCCACCTTGGACGGTAAGCCCAAGCTCTTGGAACAGTCGCTGAAGGACTGCACCATCGATGCCTGCCTCAATGTAGTTCTCGTATCGAATATTGTGAGACCAAAGACGGAGAATAGCGAGCTGAGCTTGTTGTTTGGCTGAATGCAAGGATTCAAGGGGAGTTATCATAGGATGCGGGACAGGGCTGAAAGAGTCTTTACTATCGTTAGCAAAATATCAAGATATCGCGAACAACCTCGCATACCCTGCAAAGGTGAGGTCACCGATGATTCAAGGACCATCTCCTGCGGTGAGAGGTATGGTGAGTAAGACCCAGTACGTTCCCTAGTGTTCGGGGCCTCGTAGCCCTTAatcggcatcgccattgCATCGCCTGTGTTTACATTTCCCTCGTCGTAAGGCCGGACAGTACCATTGAAGTCAATATCGGCATTGTCGGCCTCTGGGGGTTCGTACACATTCTCCACCTCACCTTCGCTTATTTCGCCTTCTTCGGAGCCCTCATCTGCCGTCTCATTAGGCAGACTGGCAGCGTCCGGTCGTGGAGGAGGCAGGATAGGTTGCTGTATAATATGCGAGGCCCCGGGCTGCGAGATATTGGGACGTAACCCGGCCCAGGCACTCTGATTCTCTGCCTGGTTGGGGGTGAAGCCCATCCCAAGGCCGGGTATCGTGACACGGCTTGGCTCGCCGAAAGAATGGACAGGCACCTTGGCTGCCTCAGTCAAATTCTGTGATGGCTGAGTACACGCAGCTTGAGGCACATTCGAATACACCCCCGGCGGCTGATAGCCACGAGATGCATCGTATCCAACCCCATCGTGGTTCATTCTGTATTCTCGATGCTTGATTCTCTAGCCGAGAAGCAGCCCAACGCCGGCCCGGCGTATCCGGTGTATTGGCGTACAGTTGTAGAGAAATAGTGCAAGTTGAAGACGCTTGATGCTTCCGATGGAGTGGCTCCGAAGCAAGTCCGGtttctcctcgacgacacgTGTGACGGTTGGTCAGAGGACATTTAACTCGCCGCGACGCGCAATGTTTGGAGCAGGTATCGGGAAATAAGCCGCGGCGTCGACTTTAACGAGATTGGACGTAGCAGCAGTGCTGAAGGTGCGTGTACGCAACATGCACTCACACAGCAGCTGGTAGGAGCGGCTGTCCGAATCAATATCTATATTAAGAGCTCGGATGAAAATCGACTCAGCGTTCTCGTCTCCTCATTAAATTTGAAGATGCTAGTCCACATGTTGCTTAGCGCTAAAATCTTGGATGTCATGGTAGTCACGTGACGGTTGTATGTTTACATTGGGGGCGCCATTTCCCCCGGCAACGGGGCCTAGCTGTCATCCCCTCAGCCCGCGTCGCTTCGCGCCTT encodes:
- a CDS encoding cytochrome c oxidase assembly protein; the protein is MKHRNKAADCLREPLAGTLPTKCQQLKKGYGDCKRGMVDMRKRFRGNMPVTYKTLEGASEGGKGYQMYAGKPAFAGGVKETSGNEPIPPDWRDVENEKYRLEQQQQQQQPAK